A window from Engraulis encrasicolus isolate BLACKSEA-1 chromosome 11, IST_EnEncr_1.0, whole genome shotgun sequence encodes these proteins:
- the LOC134459117 gene encoding general transcription factor 3C polypeptide 5-like isoform X1, whose protein sequence is MLPPYRQMFYQLCDLEVDQIQSIIHRNDGKEEVCDERDGWCMARTADELRDIMSLMIKKTIRESKGHSTAGLFHTPKTKEKSVTGISKRDYDEEEEDDEDEEYQPSDGSENEMETEILDYM, encoded by the exons ATGCTTCCACCATACAGGCAGATGTTCTACCAGCTGTGTGACCTGGAAGTGGATCA AATTCAGAGCATCATCCACCGTAACGATGGGAAGGAAGAAGTTTGTGATGAGCGCGACGGCTGGTGTATGGCCCGCACGGCTGATGAGCTCCGAGACATCATGTCCCTCATGATCAAAAAGACCATCCGCGAGTCCAAGGGACACAGCA CAGCTGGGCTGTTCCACACTCCTAAGACTAAAGAGAAGTCTGTGACTGGCATTAGTAAAAGAGActacgatgaggaggaggaagatgatgaggacgaAGAGTACCAGCCCTCTGATGGCAGCGAGAACGAGATGGAAACAGAAATACTTGACTATATGTGA
- the LOC134459117 gene encoding general transcription factor 3C polypeptide 5-like isoform X2: MLPPYRQMFYQLCDLEVDQIQSIIHRNDGKEEVCDERDGWCMARTADELRDIMSLMIKKTIRESKGHSTGLFHTPKTKEKSVTGISKRDYDEEEEDDEDEEYQPSDGSENEMETEILDYM; encoded by the exons ATGCTTCCACCATACAGGCAGATGTTCTACCAGCTGTGTGACCTGGAAGTGGATCA AATTCAGAGCATCATCCACCGTAACGATGGGAAGGAAGAAGTTTGTGATGAGCGCGACGGCTGGTGTATGGCCCGCACGGCTGATGAGCTCCGAGACATCATGTCCCTCATGATCAAAAAGACCATCCGCGAGTCCAAGGGACACAGCA CTGGGCTGTTCCACACTCCTAAGACTAAAGAGAAGTCTGTGACTGGCATTAGTAAAAGAGActacgatgaggaggaggaagatgatgaggacgaAGAGTACCAGCCCTCTGATGGCAGCGAGAACGAGATGGAAACAGAAATACTTGACTATATGTGA